From the Leptolyngbyaceae cyanobacterium genome, one window contains:
- a CDS encoding AAA family ATPase, with protein sequence MNTFEHISVRGFRRLQDIDLEMRNLIVMIGANGSGKTSFLDVLSVLAASARGNLHNILQLKGGLNEILTRGKARELEIAVSMKVPERQPLKYSLNLYPKGLSYEIRDETLTQQSNISAPEPFKYIESDGLDIKYFSQEDRKLLRPNWEHNPLETSLSQVPKMYREPENLRKSLASCTYYGALDVSEKSAIRLPQAMRPAKLPGASGEDLVSCLYDLRETDRDRFEMVENILSAAFPDFERLNFPPVAAGTLTMTWTDRNFSQPIYVHELSEGTLRFLWLVTLLQSQNLTTITLLDEPEVSLHPELLRQLVYLMREAAKHTQLIVATHSDRLIRFLEPREVLICDIEEGEAKMTWADTLNLDKWLEDYSLDQVWAMNVMGGRP encoded by the coding sequence ATGAATACATTTGAACACATATCAGTAAGAGGTTTTCGACGTCTTCAAGATATTGACCTTGAGATGAGAAATCTCATCGTTATGATTGGTGCAAACGGATCGGGAAAAACTTCTTTTTTAGATGTTCTTTCCGTACTAGCTGCTTCAGCAAGAGGGAATTTACATAATATATTGCAACTCAAAGGTGGATTGAATGAAATTTTGACACGAGGTAAAGCACGGGAACTAGAAATTGCTGTTTCAATGAAAGTCCCAGAAAGACAGCCTTTAAAGTATAGTTTAAATTTATATCCTAAAGGTTTATCTTATGAAATTAGAGACGAAACTTTAACACAGCAAAGCAATATAAGCGCCCCTGAACCCTTTAAGTATATTGAATCAGATGGGTTAGATATTAAGTATTTTAGTCAAGAAGACCGCAAACTTTTGAGGCCGAATTGGGAACACAACCCTCTTGAAACATCACTTTCTCAAGTTCCTAAAATGTATCGCGAACCAGAGAATTTGAGAAAGAGTCTTGCTTCGTGTACCTATTATGGGGCACTCGATGTTTCAGAGAAAAGCGCAATTCGTTTACCGCAAGCAATGCGCCCTGCAAAGTTGCCTGGAGCAAGCGGTGAAGACTTGGTTTCCTGTCTTTATGACCTGCGGGAAACCGATCGCGATCGCTTTGAAATGGTTGAAAATATTCTATCTGCTGCCTTTCCAGATTTTGAGCGATTAAACTTTCCTCCAGTAGCCGCTGGAACTCTTACAATGACTTGGACAGATAGAAATTTTTCTCAACCTATCTACGTACATGAATTATCAGAGGGAACACTGCGATTTTTGTGGTTGGTTACTCTTTTGCAAAGTCAAAATTTAACAACAATCACTTTGCTAGATGAGCCGGAAGTTAGTTTACATCCCGAACTTTTAAGACAGTTAGTATATTTAATGAGAGAAGCTGCAAAACACACTCAACTAATCGTTGCAACCCACTCAGATCGACTAATTAGATTTCTAGAACCACGGGAAGTTTTGATTTGCGATATCGAAGAAGGTGAAGCAAAAATGACTTGGGCTGACACTCTTAACCTGGATAAGTGGTTAGAAGATTACAGCCTTGATCAAGTTTGGGCAATGAATGTTATGGGTGGTCGTCCATGA
- a CDS encoding DUF4276 family protein has protein sequence MKIAILVEGATEVAFREKLREFLQSRLEQKMPKLKFIPQNGRIPKEDKLKRVVENLLDNDGYDAVIALTDVYTGTNDFEDAADAKAKMTKWVGNNPKFYPHTALHDFEAWLLPYWETIKSLAKHDRSAPSGSPETVNHQKPPSYWIKEIFRVGKCRRDYNKESDGKAILKKNDLMIAIQACPELKAFVNRIISLCDEDKVIP, from the coding sequence ATGAAAATTGCTATTTTGGTTGAAGGCGCTACTGAAGTAGCATTTAGAGAGAAATTACGTGAGTTTCTGCAAAGTCGTTTAGAGCAAAAAATGCCTAAGCTTAAATTTATTCCGCAGAATGGTCGCATTCCCAAGGAAGATAAACTCAAGCGTGTTGTTGAAAATCTTTTAGATAATGATGGATATGATGCTGTGATTGCACTTACAGATGTTTATACGGGAACAAATGACTTTGAAGATGCGGCTGATGCTAAAGCTAAAATGACAAAATGGGTGGGAAATAACCCCAAATTTTATCCCCATACAGCATTGCATGATTTTGAAGCATGGCTTTTGCCATATTGGGAAACTATCAAAAGTTTAGCAAAACACGATCGTTCTGCTCCTAGTGGTTCTCCTGAAACTGTGAATCACCAAAAACCTCCTTCTTATTGGATTAAGGAGATTTTTAGAGTAGGTAAATGCAGAAGAGATTATAATAAAGAGAGTGATGGCAAAGCGATTTTAAAGAAGAACGATTTGATGATTGCGATTCAAGCTTGTCCAGAGCTAAAAGCTTTTGTGAATCGAATCATTTCTCTGTGTGATGAAGATAAAGTAATTCCTTGA
- a CDS encoding type II toxin-antitoxin system antitoxin SocA domain-containing protein has protein sequence MISENLKKIVSIIILHHREVFQESLTPMKLQKLCYYVQAIYMATHDGEPLFAEDFEAWTYGPVIRALYDKYKDYGWRSIQEEFEFPELEPEKVALIKQIVEAYGRYDGAALATMTHREDPWLDARKGLPETEGSNALISKESMKSFFEIKLAAYVG, from the coding sequence ATGATTTCTGAAAATCTCAAAAAAATTGTCAGTATAATCATCCTCCATCACAGAGAGGTTTTTCAAGAAAGCCTAACTCCGATGAAGCTGCAAAAGCTTTGTTACTATGTCCAAGCTATTTATATGGCTACTCACGATGGAGAACCATTATTTGCAGAAGATTTTGAAGCTTGGACTTATGGGCCTGTGATTCGTGCATTATATGATAAGTACAAAGATTATGGATGGAGAAGCATTCAAGAAGAGTTTGAATTTCCAGAACTAGAACCAGAAAAAGTAGCGTTGATCAAACAAATCGTGGAAGCTTACGGACGATATGATGGCGCAGCTTTAGCTACCATGACTCATCGAGAAGATCCTTGGCTAGATGCTAGAAAAGGATTGCCTGAAACTGAAGGTTCTAATGCTTTAATATCTAAAGAGTCTATGAAGAGTTTCTTTGAGATTAAGCTGGCTGCTTATGTAGGCTAA